GCAGTCGACCTGCCGCCACCGGTCGTTTTTGCTGACGCGTCGCCCCCGACGATCGAACCGCTGCTCGCCGGCAAGCGCATCGCCATTGCCCGAGATGCCGCCTACGGCTTCATTTATCCAGCCAATCTGGAAACCCTGGCCGACCTCGGCGCCGAACTGCGCTTTTTCTCGCCGGTCGCCGGCGAGCCGCTGCCGGCCTGCGATGCCGTCTGGCTGCCCGGCGGTTACCCGGAACTGCACGCCCCGGCGCTGTCGGCCAACCAGCCCCTATGGACCGCGCTGCGCGCCCACGTCGCGGCCGGCAAGCCCTTGCTCGCCGAGTGCGGCGGCATGATGAGCCTGTTCGAGCAGGTCACCGACAAGGCCGGCACAACGCACGCCTTCGCCGGTCTGTTGCCCGGCATCTCGGTGATGCAGAAACGCCTGACAGCGCTCGGCATGCAGTTCGCCGACCTGCCGGAAGGCCGCCTGCAGGGCCACACCTTCCATTACTCGAAGAGCGAGACCCCGCTGACGCCCATCGTCCGTGCCCAGACGCAGGATGGCCGGGAAGGCGAGGCGATCTACCGCCGGGAACGGCTGACCGCTTCCTATGTCCACTTCTACTTCGCCTCCAACCCCAAGGCAACGGCCGCCCTGTTCTCCTGAAATACTTCGGTTTTTTCGATTGAACATCACAAATAAATCATATTTTTTCGGGGCTGGTTTGCGGTTATCCTGCACCTCGCAATACTTACCTCGATGGAGACAAACATGAAATCTTTTGCTTTGATGGTCGCAGCCGTTGTACTCGGCTTCACGCTGAATATCGGCGATGCCGAAGCCAAGCGCCTCGGCGGTGGCAGTTCATCCGGCATGCAACGCCAGTCGGTCGCCCCGAACAAGGCAACCAATGCCGCTCCCGCCCAGCAGCAACATGCTGCACCGGCTGCAGCGCCGCAAGCCCAGCCCAAACGTTCCTGGATGGGACCGCTGGCCGGCCTGGCCGCCGGTCTTGGTCTGGCCGCACTGGCTTCGCACTTCGGCTTTGGTGAAGGCCTGGCCAACATGATGATGATCGGCCTGCTGGTCATGGTTGCCGTGATGGCGATCGGTTACTTCATGCGCAAGAAGGCCGCGGCCCAACAAGGCGCGTCAAACGGCATGCAATACGCCGGTGGCAATCCCGACTTCAACCGCAATGCACCGATCCAGCCTGAATTCCCGGCCGGCGGCAGCGCTGCACCAGTTGCCGCCGCAGCAGCAGCCACAACCACTGGCTCGATCCCGGCCGACTTCGATGTCGATGGTTTCGTGCGCAATGCCAAGGTCAACTTCATCCGCCTGCAGGCCGCCAACGACTCCGGCAATCTGGACGATATCCGCGAATTCACTTCGCCAGAAATGTTCGGTGAAATCAAGCTGGCCATGGCCGAGCGGGGTACCGCCAAGCAGGAAACCGATGTCGTCCAGCTCAACGCCGAAGTCCTCGACGTGGCTGAAGAAGCTGGTCGTTACGTCGTCAGCGTCCGTTTCCACGGCCTGATCCGCGAGGAAAAGAATGGCCCGACCGAAGCCTTCGACGAAATGTGGCATCTGACCAAGCCGCACGATGGCAGCCGTGGCTGGACGCTGGCCGGTATCCAGCAGATCCAGTAAGCGCCTCGAGCGTTGAAACAAGGCCGGCCGGCGCAATCCGGGCCGGCCTTTTTCATGCCTGTCCAGGCTGCCCGTTCACGCCCCGCCCCTGAAGACCGTAGAATCCCGGTCATGCGCCGCTACCCTTATTCCTTCATTGCCCTCGGCAGCCTCGGTCTGCTCTGTACTCTGGTCGGGCTGTTCAGCCTGTTTGGCCTCGGCTCCTGGCTCCATCCGGTGCTCGATGACCCGATGGCCGGCTTGGCCTTCATCGTCTCGGCGGTTGCGCTGTTCGGTTCGGCAGCCTTCCCGCTGGTCATCGAGAAGCTGAAGGAAAACGAGGGCGGCTGAAGCGCCCCCGGCGGATCAAAAAGCCGCGATGCCGGTCTGGGCCCGGCCGAGGATCAGCGCATGGACATCGTGCGTTCCCTCGTAGGTATTGACCACTTCCAGATTGACCAGATGGCGGGCAATGCCGAATTCGTCGCTGATTCCGTTCCCGCCCAGCATGTCGCGCGCAACGCGGGCAATATCGAGCGATTTGCCGCAGGAGTTGCGCTTCATGATCGACGTGATTTCGACCGACGCCGTGCCTTCATCCTTCATCCGGCCAAGGCGCAGGCAGCCTTGCAGGCCAAGCGTGATTTCCGTCTGCATGTCGGCCAGCTTTTTCTGAACCAACTGATTGGCCGCCAGCGGCCGACCGAACTGCTGCCGATCAAGCGTGTATTGCCGGGCCATGTGCCAGCAGAACTCGGCGGCCCCCAAAGCGCCCCAGGCGATGCCGTAACGGGCCGAATCGAGGCAGGTAAACGGGCCTTTCAGACCGCGCACTTCCGGGAACTCGTTTTCAGCCGGGACAAATACATCGTTCATGACGATCTCACCAGTCACCG
The sequence above is drawn from the Dechloromonas sp. TW-R-39-2 genome and encodes:
- a CDS encoding Tim44 domain-containing protein, whose protein sequence is MKSFALMVAAVVLGFTLNIGDAEAKRLGGGSSSGMQRQSVAPNKATNAAPAQQQHAAPAAAPQAQPKRSWMGPLAGLAAGLGLAALASHFGFGEGLANMMMIGLLVMVAVMAIGYFMRKKAAAQQGASNGMQYAGGNPDFNRNAPIQPEFPAGGSAAPVAAAAAATTTGSIPADFDVDGFVRNAKVNFIRLQAANDSGNLDDIREFTSPEMFGEIKLAMAERGTAKQETDVVQLNAEVLDVAEEAGRYVVSVRFHGLIREEKNGPTEAFDEMWHLTKPHDGSRGWTLAGIQQIQ